The Cryptococcus deuterogattii R265 chromosome 3, complete sequence genome has a segment encoding these proteins:
- a CDS encoding palmitoyltransferase AKR1, whose translation MATVASPDIRVTTASPDSNRAVFEQSIALSGAGKADEESSNGGEEPERDSQEVGRETIREPLMYNDLDIHALAQRGDTAAIVAMLQENPSLDLSARDAQNVTPLHWAAINAHMGTCRLLIDSGADVDAIGGELKATPLQWAARNGHLYVMHLLLSRGADPNIHDSQGFNTLHLITHSSAVMPLLYMLHQPVAIDEKDTDGHTALMWAAYQGDALSVDLLIRHGASVNTTDNAGMTPLHWAAVKGNKVSIMHLVEAGASLDAKEESGKTPRDMAEELKGLVPFQKGLEEAGWSIDGVKMEGKLGPRNTILAIFLLPIVGLWFIFSTFKWLPVYVGIPFAIAEFMAVQYTVVLVLLGHIKTQDKVSSSNYFASIITASLIWVGYCWISRFAVNTPGYAITNLGFIIMFSGCCWTFWKSIVTDPGFVPKGEQDAEIKEVLEDLADAGRLNGTNFCIVCMARKPLRSKHCRTCNRCVARFDHHCPWIWNCVGAKNHRPFLLFVLFLIGGVILFIRLTIVFIHQNAPEYIPTPNPGLTTCDISTTLCQAGNFDPFLLCTAIWSTLQLTWTTVLAISHLWQVSRQMTTFEVSNLGRYGFMGGRGGQSLRDQSGAMLKQASAIGAGIGMSGAGEEAAGPPGAEAGPEGNALLPPPSGHVHGPQCRHGSHASGRSHGALHICGALWKTMTGPLMTILGLDRFTKGKALGGMKRAGRDQNPFDMGIIKNCTDFWVPDSDVDYVTLYEIPPEGWRAYRRKLAMDKRVQGGKGRYEVVSEQEV comes from the exons ATGGCTACGGTGGCATCTCCAGACATTAGGGTGACAACGGCAAGCCCAGACTCAAATCGAGCTGTGTTCGAACAATCAATAGCTTTGTCTGGTGCTGGCaaggcagatgaagaaagtTCAAATGGAGGCGAAGAGCCTGAGAGAGACAGCCAAGAGGTCGGCCGCGAGACTATACGAGAGCCTTTGATGTATAACGAC CTCGACATCCATGCATTGGCCCAGAGGGGCGATACGGCTGCCATCGTTGCTATGCTACAAGAGAATCCTTCATTAGACCTCTCTGCCAGAGACGCTCAAAATGTGACGCCTTTACATTGGGCCGCTATTAATGCCCACATGGGAACATGCAGACTCTTAATAGACAGTGGTGCTGATGTCGATGCGATTGGTGGTGAACTGAAAGCTACTCCCCTACAATGGGCTGCGAG AAATGGACATTTATACGTTATGCATCTCTTGTTATCAAGGGGGGCTGACCCAAACATTCATGACTCCCAAGGCTTTAATACGCTGCACCTCATCACCCATTCTAGTGCCGTCATGCCGCTGCTATACATG CTACATCAGCCGGTAGCTATCGATGAGAAGGATACAGATGGCCATACTGCTCTCATGTGGGCAGCTTATCAAGGTGACGCTCTTTCGGTCGATCTTCTCATTAGGCACGGTGCTTCAGTGAATACAACCGACAATGCAGGCATGACTCCCCTTCATTGGGCGGCGGTGAAAGGCAACAAGGTCTCCATCATGCATCTGGTAGAAGCTGGGGCTAGTTTAGATGCTAAAGAAGAATCAGGGAAGACTCCCAGAGATATGGCGGAGGAGTTGAAGGGTCTAGTGCCGTTCCAAAAGGGTCTTGAAGAGGCGGGGTGGAGCATTGATGGtgtgaagatggaaggcAAATTGGGGCCT AGAAATACCATCCTGGCTATCTTCTTGTTGCCCATAGTAGGGTTATGGTTCATCTTCAGTACTTTTAAGTGGTTGCCGGTATACGTGGGCATCCCATTTGCCATTGCTGAATTTATGGCCGTACAATAC ACTGTCGTCCTTGTTTTACTGGGCCATATCAAAACCCAAGACAAAGTTTCCTCGTCCAACTACTTTGCATCGATCATCACCGCTAGTCTCATCTGGGTAGGCTACTGTTGGATTTCTAGGTTCGCTGTCAACACTCCAGGATACGCAATTACCAACCTCGGATTTATAATCATGTTCTCCGGGTGCTGTTGGACTTTCTGGAAATCCATCGTGACCGATCCTGGATTTGTGCCAAAGGGAGAGCAGGATGCGGAAATCAAGGAA GTATTGGAGGATCTTGCGGACGCAGGAAGACTGAATGGGACCAACTTTTGTATCGTGTGCATG GCAAGGAAGCCCTTACGCTCTAAACATTGCCGGACCTGTAATCGATGCGTTGCCAGGTTTGATCA CCATTGCCCTTGGATCTGGAATTGCG TGGGAGCGAAAAATCATCGCCCCTTTTTGCTATTTGTGTTATTTTTGATCGGAGGAGTCATCCTCTTTATCAGGCTTACTATTGTCT TCATCCACCAAAATGCCCCAGAATACATTCCCACTCCTAATCCAGGATTAACAACGTGTGATATCTCCACTACTCTCTGTCAAGCAGGCAATTTcgatcctttccttctttgtaCGGCGATTTGGAGTACCCTTCAGCTCACGTGGACTACTGTTCTGGCCATTTCTCACCTATGGCAAGTCTCTCGGCAAATGACAACATTTGAAGTATCCAATCTTGGCCGATATGGCTTTATGGGTGGACGAGGGGGACAAAGTCTGAGAGACCAAAGTGGGGCAATGTTAAAGCAGGCTTCAGCCATCGGGGCGGGCATTGGTATGAGTGGAGCTGGGGAGGAAGCCGCTGGGCCCCCTGGTGCCGAGGCTGGGCCAGAAGGGAATGCGTTGCTTCCCCCGCCTAGCGGGCATGTTCATGGACCTCAATGTCGACATGGCAGTCATGCTAGTGGCCGCAGCCATGGTGCGCTGCATATATGCGGAGCTCTTTGGAAGACAATGACAGGGCCGCTGATGACCATCTTGGGATTAGATAGATTTACGAAGGGAAAGGCGTTGGGGGGAATGAAGAGAGCTGGGAGAGATCAGAATCCGTTCGATATGGGCATCATCAAA AATTGCACCGATTTCTGGGTACCAGACAGCGATGTCGATTATGTGACGCTTTACGAAATACCTCCGGAAGGTTGGAGGGCTTATAGACGAAAGCTTGCTATGGATAAGAGAGTACAGGGGGGAAAGGGACGTTACGAGGTTGTTAGCGAGCAAGAGGTATAG
- a CDS encoding anaphase-promoting complex subunit 11 gives MKVEVNSYRAVAYWIWDVSDEPHQLYHYAPPDEVGIDDDDDQDVCGICQAAFESTCPDCKIPGDDCPLIWGECTHVFHMHCLLKWIGQKEDESQQQCPMDRRPWVTADRKPDKQPAASPGQKAQHGHPEHDYAGQLDESLTTEMGGTSRAVNAQVESSMEIDEQ, from the exons ATGAAGGTGGAAGTCAATTCCTATCGTGCGGTAGCGTACTGGATTTGGGACGTCTCCGACGAACCTCACCAGCTTTACCACTACGCGCCACCGGACGAAGTTGGTATtgacgacgatgacgatCAGGATGTCTGCGGCATATGCCAAGCGGCCTTCGAGAGCACTTGCCCCGATTGCAAGATACCCGGCGATGACTGTCCCTTGA TTTGGGGAGAATGCACGCACGTCTTTCACATGCACTGCCTGCTGAAGTGGATCggccagaaggaggatgaatcACAACAGCAATGTCCTATGGACAGAAGACCTTGGG TGACGGCCGATAGGAAGCCTGATAAACAACCAGCGGCGAGTCCTGGCCAAAAAGCCCAACATGGCCACCCAGAGCATGATTATGCAGGCCAGCTTGACGAAAGCTTAACGACGGAAATGGGAGGTACCTCTAGAGCAGTGAACGCTCAAGTAGAGAGCAGCATGGAGATTGACGAGCAGTAG
- a CDS encoding arginine N-methyltransferase 2: protein MDMDSAHLDPSLLTLAFRLIKAAETAPPSVLAGLLAEGAPAWFQDDDLGWSCLHYAAERKEPECLKVLLQGGAIWNAVDKWGRTAGEVCLSLGDEEGWSIIRNEGIRSEMLHHALAGTSSPDTTNNIVLRAEDKTSAGDNLVFLKSKLTWDVGKDGKERVLDADGNGVMMGWEEPLMVEHVRRLTEEHPKAQLGAEGMSVLNVGFGLGIVDRLFQGCDPKPSHHTIIEAHPQVLEYIRKKGVHLLPNVRILEGRWQDWLLDGEKVGDVLSGTPDGMGFDAIFVDTFAEGYEDLKAFFEVIPDILDAENGRFSFWNGLGATNPTIYSVSSSLAELHLEDVGLQVEWHEVLIPESMREEVWKGVRRRYWDLPGYKLPIAKMGLI, encoded by the exons ATGGACATGGATTCAGCCCATCTCGACCCCTCCCTGCTCACCCTCGCCTTCCGCCTCATTAAAGCCGCTGAAACCGCTCCTCCGTCCGTTCTTGCCGGCCTGCTCGCCGAGGGTGCTCCAGCTTGGTTTCAGGACGACGATCTAGGATGGTCATGTCTGCATTATGCCGCCGAGAGGAAAGAGCCAGAGTGTTTGAAAGTTCTTTTGCAAGGTGGGGCCATATGGAATGCTGTTGACAAATGGGGACGGACGGCAGGTGAGGTATGTTTGTCATTgggcgatgaagaggggtgGTCGATCATTAGGAACGAAGGCATCAGAAGTG AAATGTTGCACCATGCTCTTGCTGGTACTTCATCTCCAGACACCACCAATAACATAGTGCTTCGAGCAGAAGACAAAACTTCCGCGGGAGATAATCTTGTTTTTCTGAAGAGCAAGCTCACCTGGGACGTTGGGAAAGACGGTAAAGAGAGGGTACTGGATGCAGACGGTAATGG AGTTAtgatgggatgggaagaacCTCTTA TGGTAGAACATGTTAGACGTCTTACCGAAGAGCACCCCAAAGCCCAATTAGGAGCTGAAGGCATGTCTGTCCTCAACGTCGGCTTTGGCCTGGGGATC GTCGATCGGTTATTCCAAGGGTGTGATCCCAAACCTTCACACCATACTATCATTGAAGCCCATCCCCAGGTACTGGAATACATCCGTAAAAAGGGTGTCCACCTGCTACCTAATGTCCGGATTCTCGAGGGAAGATGGCAAGACTGGTTGTTAGACGGCGAAAAGGTCGGCGATGTTTTGTCAGGTACACCTGATGGGATGGGCTTCGACGCAATTTTTGTCGATACTTTTGCCGAGGGATATGAAG ACCTCAAGGCCTTCTTTGAAGTTATCCCTGATATCTTGGATGCCGAAAACGGCcgtttctctttctggAACGGCCTTGGTGCGACAA ATCCGACCATTTACTCCGTATCTTCAAGTCTCGCTGAACTTCACCTTGAAGATGTCGGTCTTCAAGTCGAGTGGCATGAGGTGCTTATCCCTGAGAGCATGCGAGAAGAGGTATGGAAGGGCGTAAGGAGGAGATACTGGGATCTGCCTGGGTATAAGTTGCCTATCGCTAAGATGGGATTGATTTAG